The proteins below come from a single Mercenaria mercenaria strain notata chromosome 3, MADL_Memer_1, whole genome shotgun sequence genomic window:
- the LOC123523885 gene encoding complement C1q tumor necrosis factor-related protein 3-like, whose translation MKVLEARDQERSNEINNIIDSIRQPTGNVDAVQSENKDVTKQPEQKTAERSTRSIQRRQNERNVAFFSTLGPHLQHLGANQIIAFNRVITNIGNAYNSHAGDFRAPVSGTYVFSVTLMAYDSHDTHYNLVQNGTTVANIYVRGTEAPFSSSSMTAVLQLKQGEDVAIRNVDTDEYLHGGYYSTFCGFLLTQEYTGLDIVGK comes from the exons ATGAAAGTGTTGGAAGCACGTGACCAGGAACGCAGCAATGAAATAAATAACATCATTGACTCTATCAGACAGCCTACAGGGAATGTAGATGCAGTTCAGAGTGAAAATAAAGATGTCACGAAGCAACCAGAACAGAAGACTGCTG AACGTAGTACAAGGAGCATACAACGACGGCAAAATGAGAGGAACGTTGCTTTTTTCTCCACTCTCGGTCCCCATCTTCAACATCTTGGAGCTAATCAAATTATCGCATTCAATCGGGTCATAACCAACATAGGCAATGCTTACAACAGCCACGCAGGGGATTTTAGAGCACCTGTCTCCGGAACGTACGTGTTTTCTGTCACGCTAATGGCCTATGATTCTCATGATACACATTACAACCTCGTTCAGAACGGTACAACCGTGGCCAATATTTACGTTCGTGGCACAGAAGCACCATTCTCAAGTTCAAGTATGACCGCAGTTCTTCAACTGAAGCAAGGGGAGGATGTCGCTATTAGGAACGTTGACACAGATGAATATCTCCATGGTGGTTACTATAGTACATTTTGTGGCTTTCTCCTCACCCAAGAATACACAGGTTTAGATATCGTTGGAAAGTAG